The Desulfovibrio legallii genome window below encodes:
- the rlmN gene encoding 23S rRNA (adenine(2503)-C(2))-methyltransferase RlmN — protein MRDILNLTLPELEAWMTTELGEPRFRAVQIWQWLWQKMARSFDAMTDVSKACRERLAAAAVITWPTVDAVEQSADGTTKFLLRLADGAQVETVLIPSDSREGVRRWTQCLSCQVGCAMGCTFCATGRMGLERNMTMGEILGQILVARQHLGDTRPDWPVLRNLVFMGMGEPLGNLTEVLRALQSLNHDKGLNFSPRRITVSTCGLEKGLRQLGESGLAFLAVSLHAPNQELRARLMPKAARWPLPDLLAALKSYPLKTRERITFEYLLLGGVNDGLEHARQLARLLADLKAKLNLIVYNPTEGSPYVAPSPERVLAFERCLWDRHVTAIVRKSKGQDIKAACGQLKTACLG, from the coding sequence ATGCGCGACATCCTCAACCTGACCCTGCCCGAACTGGAAGCCTGGATGACCACGGAGCTGGGTGAACCCCGCTTCCGCGCCGTGCAGATCTGGCAGTGGCTGTGGCAGAAAATGGCCCGCAGCTTCGATGCCATGACCGACGTTTCCAAGGCTTGCCGGGAACGTCTGGCCGCCGCCGCCGTCATCACCTGGCCCACGGTGGACGCCGTGGAGCAGAGCGCCGACGGCACCACCAAGTTTTTGCTGCGTCTGGCCGACGGCGCGCAGGTGGAAACCGTGCTCATCCCCTCCGATTCCCGCGAGGGCGTGCGCCGCTGGACCCAGTGCCTTTCCTGTCAGGTGGGCTGCGCCATGGGCTGCACCTTCTGCGCCACGGGCCGCATGGGCCTGGAACGCAACATGACCATGGGCGAAATTCTTGGTCAGATTCTGGTGGCGCGTCAGCACCTGGGCGATACCCGTCCGGACTGGCCCGTGCTGCGCAACTTGGTCTTTATGGGCATGGGCGAACCCCTCGGCAACCTGACCGAGGTGCTGCGCGCCCTCCAGAGCCTCAACCACGACAAGGGGCTCAACTTCTCCCCCCGCCGCATCACCGTGTCCACCTGCGGCCTGGAAAAAGGCCTGCGCCAGCTGGGCGAAAGCGGCCTGGCCTTTCTGGCCGTTTCCCTGCACGCCCCCAATCAGGAACTGCGCGCCCGTCTCATGCCCAAGGCGGCCCGCTGGCCCCTGCCGGATCTGCTGGCGGCCCTCAAATCTTACCCGCTCAAAACCCGCGAGCGCATTACCTTTGAATATTTGCTCCTGGGCGGCGTCAACGACGGGCTGGAACACGCCCGCCAGCTGGCGCGCCTGCTGGCCGATCTTAAAGCCAAGCTCAACCTCATTGTTTACAACCCCACCGAAGGATCCCCCTACGTGGCGCCCAGCCCGGAACGTGTCCTGGCCTTTGAA
- a CDS encoding HD domain-containing protein, producing MHQALKDAITICKTFLRNGYDAHVINAPLQEHLLRQGGVPAVDIACEPDLDTLVRLFPAAVPEREKRALAVMEQDGVTYRFYPLEVAAAGHPELSLLRVTPTMIDRMSQEEKLDLRLTGFGSPERTGDAYEGFADLKGGAIRLTGLPDETLRHDYLLAVRALRFAANFDLPIEPNTWLAIVRASARVLDYVPATDIMDEWRKVAAESMYRFVRLLYDAHILQGLIPEVAALSCLTQMRNKEGDTENVFEHTLACMRHYPEEDFHYDWLGTMAMLFHDVGKLYTGEFFDGQWTYYQHHRVGAKVTRKILRRLHFAQEDIDLLCHLVRHHMRFHFMMTDRGIRRFKALDEYPRLIAMARADLKARDGIPTSFNHNMKYLDRAETPEQMLEPLLNGNEIMNETKLAPGPLVGVIRDALLQAQIAGEVTDVDSAVGFVRDYARKAVG from the coding sequence ATGCACCAAGCCCTCAAAGACGCCATAACCATTTGCAAAACCTTTTTGCGCAACGGCTATGACGCGCATGTGATCAACGCCCCCCTGCAGGAGCATTTGCTGCGCCAGGGTGGGGTCCCGGCCGTGGATATCGCCTGTGAACCGGATCTGGATACGTTGGTGCGCCTCTTCCCCGCGGCCGTGCCCGAACGGGAAAAGCGCGCCCTGGCCGTCATGGAGCAGGACGGCGTCACCTACCGTTTTTATCCGCTGGAGGTGGCCGCCGCCGGGCACCCGGAGCTTTCCCTGCTGCGCGTTACCCCCACCATGATCGACCGCATGAGCCAGGAGGAAAAACTCGACCTGCGGCTTACGGGCTTTGGCAGCCCGGAACGCACGGGCGACGCCTACGAAGGCTTTGCCGACCTCAAGGGCGGGGCCATCCGCCTTACGGGCCTGCCGGACGAAACGCTGCGTCACGATTACCTGCTGGCCGTGCGCGCCCTGCGCTTTGCGGCCAACTTTGACCTGCCCATTGAGCCCAATACCTGGCTGGCCATTGTGCGGGCCTCCGCCCGCGTGCTGGACTATGTGCCCGCCACGGACATCATGGACGAATGGCGCAAGGTGGCGGCCGAATCCATGTATCGCTTCGTGCGGCTGCTGTATGACGCCCACATCCTTCAGGGCCTGATCCCTGAGGTGGCCGCCCTTTCCTGTCTCACCCAGATGCGCAACAAGGAAGGGGATACGGAAAACGTCTTTGAGCACACCCTGGCCTGCATGCGCCACTATCCCGAAGAAGACTTCCACTACGACTGGCTGGGCACCATGGCCATGCTTTTTCACGATGTGGGCAAGCTCTACACCGGCGAATTTTTCGACGGCCAGTGGACCTACTACCAGCACCACCGCGTGGGGGCCAAGGTTACCCGTAAGATCCTGCGCCGCCTGCACTTTGCCCAAGAAGACATCGACCTGCTCTGCCACCTGGTGCGCCATCATATGCGCTTCCACTTCATGATGACGGACAGGGGCATCCGCCGTTTCAAGGCCCTGGACGAATATCCCCGACTCATCGCCATGGCCAGGGCGGACCTCAAGGCCCGCGACGGCATCCCCACCTCTTTCAACCACAATATGAAGTACCTGGACCGGGCCGAAACCCCGGAACAGATGCTGGAACCCCTGCTCAACGGCAACGAAATCATGAACGAAACCAAGCTGGCCCCTGGCCCGCTGGTGGGCGTCATCCGCGACGCCCTGCTCCAGGCCCAGATCGCCGGCGAGGTGACGGACGTGGACTCGGCCGTGGGTTTTGTGCGCGACTACGCCCGTAAGGCTGTGGGGTAA